One stretch of Streptomyces hygroscopicus DNA includes these proteins:
- a CDS encoding exonuclease, with protein sequence MSTFVVFDLEFTSWSGSLEQDWSEPGQLREIVQIGALRISTGHSADDHSVVEEYEALVRPVVNPRLSPFFTGLTGIDQETVDREGIAPAEALSDFLAFCRGQSVLSYGNDMVVLGENVGWARARGEEIKNGFLSAGFLNIRPWLNSVAPITASANSGRLWEALNLPKPVAGREHSALFDCYSIAAAIRHVYAGGAALPEGWL encoded by the coding sequence TTGTCGACGTTTGTCGTGTTCGACCTTGAGTTCACCTCATGGTCGGGATCGCTCGAGCAGGACTGGTCGGAGCCGGGGCAGCTTCGCGAAATCGTCCAGATCGGCGCCTTGCGCATCAGCACCGGTCATTCCGCTGACGACCACTCGGTTGTCGAGGAATACGAGGCGCTGGTCAGGCCGGTGGTCAACCCGCGGCTGTCCCCTTTCTTCACCGGCCTCACGGGCATCGACCAGGAAACCGTGGACCGCGAGGGAATCGCCCCCGCCGAGGCGCTCAGTGACTTCCTGGCGTTCTGCCGGGGCCAGTCCGTGCTCTCCTACGGCAACGACATGGTCGTCCTCGGGGAGAACGTGGGATGGGCCCGGGCGCGCGGGGAGGAGATCAAGAACGGCTTTCTCAGCGCCGGCTTCCTGAATATCCGCCCATGGCTGAACAGCGTCGCACCGATAACGGCATCGGCCAACTCCGGTCGGCTCTGGGAAGCACTCAATCTGCCCAAACCCGTGGCCGGCAGGGAGCACTCAGCGCTCTTCGACTGTTATTCGATCGCCGCGGCGATCAGACACGTATACGCCGGTGGGGCCGCCCTGCCCGAGGGATGGCTCTAG
- a CDS encoding dienelactone hydrolase translates to MTAVRGTAVDIPTRDGIADAYLVHPDDTDRHPAVLLYMDAFGLRPHLRGMADRLAAAGYTVLAPNVFYRHGRAPVVELPDFLDFAARPEIFQDILPIAQELTPERAMNDAGTYLDWLASCPQATDGPVGITGYCLGAGLALRTAGSYPDRVAAAAGFHGGNLATEAPDSPHTVAGQVTAELYFGHADQDHSLPPEQMERLDKALTEAGVRHRAEVYPGAQHGYTQADTVSYNAEAAERHWEALLELFGRTL, encoded by the coding sequence ATGACCGCAGTGCGCGGAACAGCCGTCGACATCCCCACCCGGGACGGCATCGCCGACGCCTATCTGGTCCATCCCGACGACACCGACCGCCACCCGGCCGTTCTGCTGTACATGGACGCCTTCGGCCTCCGGCCCCACCTGCGGGGGATGGCCGACCGCCTGGCCGCGGCCGGTTACACCGTGCTGGCGCCCAACGTCTTCTACCGCCACGGGCGTGCTCCCGTGGTGGAGTTGCCCGACTTCCTCGACTTCGCGGCGCGTCCGGAGATCTTCCAGGACATCCTCCCGATCGCACAGGAGCTCACCCCCGAGCGCGCGATGAACGACGCCGGCACCTATCTGGACTGGCTGGCCTCCTGCCCGCAGGCCACCGACGGACCCGTGGGCATCACCGGCTACTGCCTGGGCGCCGGGCTGGCCCTGCGTACCGCCGGAAGCTACCCCGACCGCGTTGCCGCGGCGGCCGGTTTCCACGGCGGCAACCTGGCCACCGAGGCACCGGACAGCCCGCACACGGTGGCCGGACAGGTCACCGCCGAGCTGTACTTCGGACACGCGGACCAGGACCACTCCCTTCCGCCCGAGCAGATGGAGCGCCTGGACAAGGCCCTCACCGAGGCCGGTGTCCGCCACCGCGCCGAGGTCTACCCGGGCGCGCAGCACGGCTACACCCAGGCCGACACCGTCTCCTACAACGCCGAGGCCGCCGAACGCCACTGGGAGGCCCTGCTCGAGCTCTTCGGCCGCACTCTCTGA
- a CDS encoding beta-lactamase, which produces MSTETLLRDLREQLRDGGLHGCLLVRDLHTGDELGIDPDTQLPSASLVKVPLALATAERIRRGELDGGTLLDVPPGRITTPGPTGLSRFRHPARIAIEDLLYLSTCVSDGTAADALFDLTPPAQVAEILQELGLRGITVRHGMRELTETPVERFDAEQVHLAHALAIDAGTSGRGHRVPQLDTTRANTGSARAWVDLLGALWTPSKIHPDVALHVRDLMAHNMLRHRLAPDFSSDATTWSSKTGTLLNLRHEIGIVEHSDGQAFAIAVLTESLVPASTQPGADALMAQVARALRDHLRQL; this is translated from the coding sequence GTGAGCACCGAGACACTGCTGCGCGATCTGCGCGAGCAGTTGCGCGACGGAGGACTGCACGGCTGCCTGCTCGTACGGGATCTCCACACGGGGGACGAGCTGGGGATCGACCCGGACACCCAGCTGCCGTCCGCCTCCCTGGTCAAGGTCCCGCTCGCGCTGGCGACGGCGGAGCGCATCCGGCGCGGCGAACTCGACGGAGGGACGCTGCTCGACGTACCCCCGGGGCGGATCACCACGCCCGGTCCCACCGGGCTGAGCCGGTTCCGCCACCCCGCCCGGATCGCGATCGAGGATCTGCTCTACCTCAGCACGTGTGTAAGTGACGGAACGGCGGCCGATGCGCTGTTCGACCTCACCCCGCCCGCCCAGGTCGCCGAGATCCTCCAGGAACTCGGGCTGCGCGGCATCACCGTCCGGCACGGTATGCGCGAACTGACCGAAACCCCCGTGGAGCGTTTCGACGCCGAGCAGGTGCATCTCGCCCACGCCCTCGCCATCGACGCGGGCACCAGCGGCCGTGGCCACCGGGTGCCGCAACTCGACACCACCCGCGCCAACACCGGCAGCGCACGAGCCTGGGTGGACCTGCTCGGGGCTCTGTGGACACCGTCGAAAATCCACCCCGACGTGGCGCTGCACGTGCGCGATCTCATGGCCCACAACATGCTGCGGCACCGGCTCGCCCCGGACTTCAGCTCCGACGCCACCACCTGGTCCTCCAAGACCGGCACCCTCCTCAACCTCCGCCATGAGATCGGCATCGTCGAGCACTCCGACGGTCAGGCGTTCGCCATCGCCGTGCTCACCGAGTCACTCGTGCCCGCGAGCACCCAGCCCGGCGCCGACGCCCTCATGGCGCAGGTGGCCCGCGCCCTGCGTGACCACCTCCGGCAGCTCTAG
- a CDS encoding LysR family transcriptional regulator, translating to MDLVGACRAFVSVSERGSFTVGAAAARMSQSVASRRVAALEERFGEQLFERTSRRAVLTPFGREMLPVARQLVQAADVLLHEAEAAKRKPWRLAMPGICSTADLARLVAEARGHGITLDLRVAAPARRLELIHAQQVRAALLAVPADEATWSVPLGLAGVRDPGVRRVYLETLRVGRAAPGSARRIWIQPEDDVPHIRDPLTRLRDAVGLRPAQLVAATDLTTAAAEVLCTRDLLLCSPAQAAELALKWRPIGEITLGRGFALAAAADGNPQPIEGRLGGAIARCLGADTPADTEEGTEA from the coding sequence GTGGATCTGGTGGGAGCGTGCCGTGCGTTCGTCAGCGTGAGTGAGCGCGGAAGCTTCACCGTCGGGGCGGCCGCTGCCCGGATGTCCCAGTCGGTGGCCAGCCGTCGGGTGGCCGCTCTGGAGGAGCGCTTCGGTGAGCAGCTCTTCGAGCGCACCTCACGGCGGGCCGTACTCACCCCGTTCGGGCGGGAGATGCTGCCGGTGGCCAGACAGCTCGTACAGGCGGCCGATGTGCTGCTGCACGAGGCCGAGGCCGCCAAGCGCAAGCCGTGGCGGCTCGCGATGCCCGGCATCTGTTCCACGGCCGATCTCGCCCGCCTCGTCGCCGAGGCACGCGGGCACGGGATCACGCTCGATCTCCGCGTGGCGGCGCCGGCACGGCGCCTGGAGCTCATCCACGCGCAGCAGGTGCGGGCCGCCCTGCTCGCGGTGCCCGCGGACGAGGCCACGTGGTCCGTGCCGCTCGGGCTCGCCGGAGTCCGGGATCCCGGTGTGCGGCGGGTCTATCTCGAAACGCTGCGGGTCGGCCGGGCCGCTCCGGGCTCGGCCCGCCGTATCTGGATCCAGCCGGAGGACGATGTGCCGCATATCCGCGATCCGCTGACCCGGCTGCGCGACGCGGTCGGTCTGCGGCCCGCCCAGCTCGTGGCCGCCACCGACCTGACGACCGCCGCCGCCGAAGTCCTGTGCACCCGCGACCTGTTGCTGTGCTCTCCCGCGCAGGCGGCGGAACTCGCCTTGAAGTGGCGGCCCATCGGCGAGATCACGCTCGGCCGGGGGTTCGCTCTCGCCGCCGCCGCGGACGGCAATCCGCAGCCCATCGAAGGGCGCCTGGGCGGCGCCATCGCCCGCTGCCTCGGCGCGGACACCCCGGCGGACACCGAGGAAGGAACGGAAGCGTGA